A stretch of Methanosphaerula palustris E1-9c DNA encodes these proteins:
- a CDS encoding PAS domain S-box protein yields MITVLLLDDDHDFFASIRQHLARVCDITVHFVTSTGEALRVIHQKVPDVIVARYWKTSQEGPALIRELWKKYPAIPVVIITDGSENEENIIAQHPLIALCLERPIKPNARFLLELAETIRIAVMRCTEHQEPGYEQNLLAQIMETSTAGILVVDQNGIVTFENRAAKEILGSESTGAGQGAGSLAGFPFAEVIASGSPIRDQHYTIGEGEQERVFRINGAPLQTGPEGRQQMVMVVEDVTETVQLEEALIRSEDRYRLIADNMEDLVWMMRPDHSNLFISPSMERALGYSFEELQAVPLREHLTWESQILIDRAVFEKPEERGAASRTFDLEFQRKDDTTIRAEVQLTVIRDEEGHPSGILGVGRDVTARRRAELALRESEERFRLLAENSSDMIARHALDGTFWYVSPACTTLLGYIPEQMIGRSSLAFIHPDDISIVQQAYLDILSVPDVLRISYRYRRIDGTYIWFETTCRAIRDPVSDAPIEIYTSSRDVTDRKRLEEAITGQTEELKQYSAALAQANQKLNLLNSVTRHDIQNQLTVISGYFEIMQTEITDPVLLGYLHRQQHAAELINHQIEFTKAYQNLGAEAPTWRNATEVLSAAIVSLDLEGIDAYVDLQGLEIFADPMLEKVFYNLLENGIRHGETITSIRFWYEEVGEEVVLVYLDDGVGIPLTQKEQIFKRGFGSNTGLGLFLIREILSITRIHIRETGKEGEGARFEITIPAGGYRIKKENQR; encoded by the coding sequence AGAGAACTATGGAAGAAGTATCCCGCCATCCCAGTGGTCATCATCACCGACGGATCAGAGAACGAGGAGAATATCATTGCTCAGCACCCTCTGATTGCTCTATGCCTGGAGAGACCAATAAAGCCCAACGCCCGATTTCTTCTGGAACTCGCAGAGACGATCAGGATCGCTGTGATGAGATGCACGGAGCATCAGGAGCCTGGATATGAGCAGAACCTGCTGGCGCAGATCATGGAGACCAGTACAGCAGGGATTCTAGTGGTGGACCAGAATGGGATCGTCACCTTTGAAAACCGGGCTGCAAAGGAGATCCTGGGATCCGAATCCACCGGTGCCGGCCAGGGAGCCGGATCCCTCGCTGGGTTCCCGTTCGCTGAGGTGATCGCTTCCGGCTCCCCCATCAGGGATCAGCATTACACTATCGGCGAAGGTGAGCAGGAGCGGGTGTTCAGAATCAATGGTGCCCCATTGCAGACAGGTCCTGAGGGAAGACAGCAGATGGTCATGGTGGTCGAAGATGTAACCGAAACGGTGCAGCTCGAGGAGGCGCTGATCAGAAGCGAAGACAGGTACCGCCTGATCGCCGATAATATGGAAGACCTGGTCTGGATGATGAGGCCGGACCACTCGAACCTCTTCATCAGCCCGTCGATGGAACGGGCGCTTGGGTACTCATTCGAGGAACTGCAGGCGGTCCCGCTCAGGGAGCACCTGACCTGGGAGTCTCAGATACTGATTGACAGGGCAGTTTTCGAGAAACCAGAAGAGAGGGGGGCTGCCTCCAGAACCTTCGACCTCGAATTCCAGCGAAAGGACGACACCACAATCCGGGCAGAGGTACAACTGACCGTGATCCGGGACGAAGAAGGGCATCCAAGCGGGATCCTCGGAGTCGGCCGCGACGTGACCGCCCGGAGAAGGGCGGAACTGGCACTCAGGGAGAGTGAAGAACGTTTCCGGCTGCTCGCTGAGAACTCATCTGACATGATCGCACGGCATGCGCTGGACGGTACCTTCTGGTATGTCTCACCGGCCTGTACGACCCTGCTCGGGTACATCCCCGAACAGATGATTGGCAGGTCTTCCTTAGCATTCATCCATCCCGACGATATCAGCATCGTGCAACAGGCCTATCTCGACATTCTTTCGGTACCGGATGTCCTCCGGATCAGTTATCGGTATAGAAGGATCGATGGAACCTACATCTGGTTCGAGACCACCTGCAGGGCGATCAGGGACCCCGTCTCCGATGCCCCCATCGAAATCTATACCTCGTCACGGGATGTCACAGATCGGAAGAGGTTGGAGGAGGCTATCACGGGACAGACCGAGGAACTGAAGCAATATTCGGCAGCGCTCGCACAGGCCAACCAGAAGCTGAATCTATTGAACAGCGTGACCAGACACGACATCCAGAACCAGTTGACCGTGATCTCAGGTTACTTTGAGATAATGCAGACAGAGATCACCGATCCAGTGCTGCTTGGCTACCTTCACAGGCAGCAGCACGCGGCAGAACTGATCAATCATCAGATCGAGTTCACCAAGGCCTATCAGAACCTGGGAGCGGAGGCCCCGACATGGCGGAATGCAACAGAGGTGCTCTCAGCAGCGATCGTATCCCTTGACCTGGAGGGGATAGATGCATACGTCGACCTCCAAGGGCTTGAGATCTTCGCAGACCCAATGCTTGAGAAGGTCTTCTATAATCTGCTCGAAAACGGAATCCGGCATGGTGAAACGATCACCAGTATCAGATTCTGGTATGAGGAGGTCGGAGAAGAGGTCGTTCTGGTATATCTGGACGATGGAGTCGGGATCCCCCTGACTCAAAAGGAGCAGATATTCAAGCGGGGGTTTGGAAGCAATACAGGTCTTGGCCTCTTTTTGATCAGGGAGATCCTCTCAATCACCAGGATCCATATCAGGGAGACCGGGAAGGAGGGAGAAGGTGCCCGGTTCGAGATCACCATCCCTGCAGGGGGGTACCGGATAAAAAAGGAGAACCAAAGATAG
- a CDS encoding class I adenylate-forming enzyme family protein, translating to MPNVTTLFDAASVPEAKVAIHCPSRGTSYTYGDVRGQMNRLAQGLLAVGIRRGDRVCIYLESSPEYLFSYFAIWRIGAVAVPTNRVYRGEELLHAITNAGAVAVITDSEGAAVVSSVRDRAGCLQQVICTEEGISGTVPWQQFASYPAAMRAVDCSFDHLCQLQYTSGTTGLPKGAMLTHGNWMSALDAEREALGMTPDDIYLGIYPMGHVGISWGLAALRAGGTFVIMERFHLDQYLALIERYQVTVLAGMPPVIHSLVHSPAGIEAALSSVKVIISGGGSLLPSVWEAFDRRFHIPIANSYGLSETIVIGSGTTTLPNYSFLTREYRSVGVPVGYTEVNIVSPEDPDEDLPPDTPGEIALRGPSVAQGYWQMPEATAAVFRPGGWFLSGDIGYLDTEGVLFITDRKKDMIIMSGWKVYPTEVENVLVQHPKIRDVAVFGSPDERRGEIPVAVVVPAGDEPPTYDEISTFCRSHLAGYKIPRGLIIVESLPRVNGWKLLRRTLREEYGSKL from the coding sequence ATGCCAAATGTTACCACGCTCTTCGATGCCGCCAGTGTGCCTGAGGCGAAGGTAGCGATCCACTGCCCGTCCCGGGGCACCTCATACACCTATGGTGATGTCCGGGGGCAGATGAACCGACTCGCCCAGGGCCTCCTTGCCGTTGGGATCCGACGGGGGGACCGGGTCTGTATCTATCTTGAATCATCCCCCGAGTACCTCTTCAGTTACTTTGCGATCTGGCGAATCGGGGCGGTTGCGGTCCCGACCAACAGGGTTTACCGAGGTGAGGAACTGCTCCATGCGATCACCAACGCTGGAGCGGTGGCTGTCATCACCGACTCGGAAGGAGCTGCTGTCGTCTCCTCGGTCCGGGACAGGGCCGGTTGCTTGCAACAGGTGATCTGCACCGAAGAGGGGATTTCCGGGACGGTCCCCTGGCAGCAGTTCGCCAGCTACCCGGCAGCGATGCGGGCCGTGGACTGCTCGTTCGATCATCTCTGTCAGTTGCAGTACACCTCGGGGACGACAGGTCTGCCCAAAGGGGCGATGCTGACCCATGGTAACTGGATGTCGGCCCTGGACGCCGAACGTGAGGCCCTGGGAATGACTCCTGACGATATCTACCTCGGGATCTATCCGATGGGACATGTCGGCATCTCCTGGGGGCTGGCGGCGCTGCGGGCCGGCGGCACCTTTGTAATCATGGAACGGTTCCACCTCGATCAATACCTGGCTCTGATCGAACGCTACCAGGTGACGGTGCTGGCCGGAATGCCGCCGGTGATCCATTCCCTGGTCCACAGTCCAGCAGGGATAGAGGCGGCTCTCTCGTCGGTGAAGGTTATCATCAGCGGCGGCGGTTCGCTCCTCCCCTCGGTCTGGGAGGCTTTCGATCGCCGGTTTCATATCCCGATTGCCAACTCCTACGGCCTCTCGGAGACGATCGTGATCGGTTCAGGGACGACGACCCTTCCGAACTACTCGTTCCTGACCCGGGAGTACCGGTCGGTCGGGGTACCGGTTGGGTACACCGAGGTGAATATCGTCTCCCCTGAGGATCCGGATGAGGATCTCCCGCCTGACACGCCAGGTGAGATCGCGCTCCGCGGGCCGTCGGTGGCACAGGGCTACTGGCAGATGCCTGAGGCGACGGCCGCAGTCTTTCGTCCGGGAGGCTGGTTTCTGAGCGGGGATATCGGTTACCTGGACACCGAAGGAGTCCTCTTCATCACCGACCGCAAGAAGGACATGATCATCATGTCAGGGTGGAAGGTCTACCCAACTGAGGTGGAGAATGTGCTGGTCCAGCATCCCAAGATCCGGGATGTGGCGGTTTTTGGCTCGCCAGACGAGCGGCGGGGGGAGATCCCGGTCGCGGTGGTGGTCCCTGCAGGGGATGAACCCCCAACCTATGATGAAATCTCCACCTTCTGCAGGTCCCACCTCGCCGGTTATAAGATCCCCCGCGGTCTGATCATCGTCGAGTCACTTCCGCGGGTGAACGGCTGGAAACTTCTCCGACGGACGCTCCGCGAGGAGTACGGCTCTAAACTCTGA